From Haloarcula rubripromontorii:
CACAAGGAACAGCTTCTCAACCGACAGAATTGTTTCTTCCAGGACTCATAGTTATAATCATACCTCAAAGAATTACTACTGGTGCTAGCTAAAGACGAATGGCGGACACCGTCAGACGATGAGAATTACAATTGTGAATGAATCCGGAAGTCATGCTCCATCTCTCTGCATGCTTGGAGTCCGTCAGTTCAGGCCCATCTCAGTGGCGGCTCCGTCAGCGTGAGTGAAAGTACGCCCACGCTATGGACGGGACGTGGACCCCTCAAAATTCCTTGAGTCGGCACTCGATGTGGGCAACTAATGGTTCCGTGTCGATCTTGACGCCGAACTCAATCAACTCTTGGAACATTCTGCCGAATACCAGTTGAATAAACCCCACTCTCAGCCTGTCGCTGGCTCAGTGTAACTACAGGTCTATCCATCACATTACACAAGAGCGGTGGCTCTGTACATCACACTCCACCCGAACTTCATCAGCGGGTGAATTAACTCCCACAGAGTGAAAATACTACTATCAGGTGAAAGACTCCCTATCAATTGAGACGAAATTTTCCAGTAGTTATAAGTTCAAACGAGCTACAGGACAATCTGCAATGTCGCACCAAACAGTGGTCGACATCATCGAGCGGTCGATGAGTGACCTAACCTTCGCGCATCGTTTCAAATCAGATCCGGAAAGCATCCTCAAGGAGTATGATGACCTGACTAAAGAGGAGACTGAAGCACTGAAGTCAGGGAATCAGAACAAACTGAATCAGATCGTCGAGAAGCGGGCGAACGGTATCCAGATCGCAGGTATCGTCCTGCCATCGTCCGAGGCTTGAGAAAGTAGCCTCATATTTTTACCAATGACTACAAGCACACAGAGCAACCCGATTGATATATACATCATTGGGACTGGAATGGTGGGCTACACTCAACTGACTCGTGAAGCTGAAAACGCACTCCAAGCTTCTGAGCGGGTGTATCTACTTGACGGTCAACCGATGGTGGAGAATCATATCAAAGAGACCTATACCGAAGACGTAGTTATGCTCAACCGCGAGTACAATGAAGGCGAAGATAGAGTCGCCACATATGACCGGATGTCAGAAGAAGTACTTAAGGGAGCTACAGAGGTCGATGGACCGATCACATTTGCTCTCTACGGACATCCGATGATATTCGTCAATCCAAGCAGGAGCGTCATTCGACAAGGGCGGGAACAAGGATTGAACGTCGAAGTTCAGCCAGGAATATCCGCCATCGATTGTGTATACTCAGATATTGCTTTTGACCCTGCGGCAAACGGCGTTCAAATGTTCGAAGCTACCGATTTATTGCTTCGAGAGTGGGAACTCAATCCGGAAGTTCCAGCAATGATTTGGCAGGTAAGCGTGGTAGAGACTGATCGACATTCCGAAAAGAAAAGTAAAGAAAGTCGATTCACCCGTTTCAAAGAATATCTCCAGAATTTCTATCCGGAAGACCATACCGGGTATTTACTCCAAACAGCCACTTATCCAATTGCCGAATCACAACGACATGAGTTCGAAATATCAAACCTTGAACAGATGGCCCCAATACTCGATAAAGGCTATTACATCCTTCATCTACCCCCAATCAATGAACGTGACCTCCAAAATGAGGAGCTGTTACAAGAAGTTCGGTCAGAAGACCACCTAGAAGAGATAACTGTCAGAGATAATTAAATATACTGTCGTTATTTACCTATGGACAATCCACCCGAGACAAAACGGTCTAACACGAGCGATCTTTTTCATGGTGAAGTCGTCCCTGATCCATACCAATGGCTTGAAAACGAGGACGAAGAAGTATACCACTGGGTAAAGAAGCAAAATCTCTATACTGATAGTGTTCTTTCGACCGATACTCGCGAGTTTCTCAAAGATCAGCCCGAGTTCTCCACTAACATTTCGGATCCAGGGACGATAACCCCGACAAAAAACGGATACTACCAACTACGACGTGAGGCGGGTAAGGACCACTCAAATTTAACGTTTCGACAGACCCTCACTGACTCACCGACTACGATCTGCGATCCCACAGAAGACTTGAATAGTGACCTGAGTGCGATTGATTGGTTTGTTCCTTCTCCACAAGGTGAATACGTCGCGTTTGGCGTATCACAGGGTGGCCGCGAGCAGTATGATATTCACGTTGTTCATAGCGGACAGCGGACCATATTAGTAGAACCGGACTGTGGTCGGACAAACGCTGGTGGGTTTGCGTGGGGAGAAAACGGATTCTACTATCTTCAAACTGAACCCTGCGAGGAGGGTCTCATCAAAAAGAGTGTTGATTACTACGATCTAAGTACTGACGAATCTAACACCGTTGTAGATAGTATAGCGCAACGGTTATGGCCACAAATCGTCCCGCAAAAAGGAACTGATAACGCGATCGTTGCACTGCATGATGGCACGAATCGAACTCAATTATATCATCTTTCCCAATCCGGGTTCGATCCGATATACATTGAGAGTGAAAGCCACTTTAGACCGGTGAAGTACACGGATCTGGGTGAACTCTATGTACTTACAGATGTCCAGTCGTCTACCTATGAGCTTATTTCTCTCTCCGCTTCCAAAACATATCCTGATAAAGCCTCTCTCCAGGCCAGCAGTAAACAGATACTCCAAAGTGACCGGCTTCTCCGTGATGTCTCGGTGCTGGACGATCACATTGTCGGACACTATCAAAAGAACGCTAACTCGCGGCTTACCATTTACGACCGGTCAGGGTGCTTTACTCAACCAGTGGAATTACCAGACTATTGCACTTTAATGGCAAATAGCTTAGCAGCGATTCCGAACGCATTTGTATTCAACCTCACATCCTTTGTGACTTCACCATCCACAATAGAGATTCAGGTTGATCAAAGCGCTGCCAAGTCTAACTCCGACAATTATCTCTCTAAAACAGTTATAAACGAGCCGGCGCTGGATTATCAATCAGAGTTTGAGGTGGCACAGTGCTGGTTTTCAGCCGATGACGGCGCTGAGATCCCATTCTTTATCGTATGTAAAGAGGATATAGAACTCAAGACACCCAATCCTGCCCTCATTAATGTTTATGGTGGATTCGGTGTGACTATGACACCGAGCTTTGATCGCTTTATATTTCCCTTCCTTCGTAACGGTGGCATCTATCTACAACCCAATATTCGCGGCGGTGGTGTATTCGGAGAGTCATGGCATCGGCAAGGAATGCAGGAGCAAAAACAGCGTACTTTCGACGATGTAATCAATTTTGCCGAGCATCTTGTCAAAAATAATTATACTAATCCTGAGAAGCTCGCAATCACTGGGGAGAGCAATGGTGGACTTACTGTCGGCGCGACTGTAATGCAACGGCCGGATCTATTCAGTGCTGCTATCTGTGAAGTCCCCCTGTTGGATATGATCCGATTTAACCAGATTGGGCTTGGAGAAACATGGGTCTCAGAATATGGTAATCCGAATGATAAAGACGCGTATCGGAATCTAAAATCATATTCACCATATCATAATATTAATGAAATTGAATATCCGATAATGCTATTCCGTACTGCAATTGGTGACACGCGTGTCCTTCCATGTCACGCTTGGAAAATGGCCGCAAGGATGCAGTCAAAGGCTCAAGGTGATAGTCCAGTTCTCCTCAGGACTACAGAAAATGCAGGTCATGGAGTTGGAACCTCCACACACGGAGAACTAACCAATGAACTTGACAAATGGACGGTGATTTTTGAAAGTGTAATAAGCTCAAATACGCTTTAATATAAATCATTTTGTCATATATTTTAAAATAAAACTAATACAGTCCGATAACTCTTCCTGATATGTCCCCTCCATCCCCCTCCATTGAGGAATTCATTCCTGAGGTTCACCAACGGATTGATTTTTTTGAGTTCCTATCAAACTCACCTGCTAGCCAGAAGGAACTTAACCGAGAATTAGACAAGTCACAGTCTACAATTTACCGCGGACTCAACTCAATGGAGGAGTACGGTTTAATAGAGAAACGAGATGATGAGTATCAACTAACACCATTTGGAGTGCTGATTTTCGACGAATATCGACGGTTTTCAGAGACTATAAAATCCTTACTACAGAATAGAGAGGTATTTGATACAACACAGCCGATCAACGCAGTTCTTCACCCATCGCTCTTCCAAGGAGCGAGAATTCTATCAACAAATGATTACATCGTGGAGGAGATATATGAGAAGTTACAGTCGTCTATTTCTGAAGCCTCACATCTCTATGGGGTCGCGCCAACAATCTTTCCTAACCAAATTGACCTGCATCTTGAGAAGACGACTGCCAACGAATTGACGGCTGAATTCATTTTGCCACATAGCGCTATTGAGTATCTCCAATCTAATTTTAACGGGAAATTAGATACACTCCAGAGCAGTGATAATTTCTCGATACGGGTCAGTCAAGAGACTCCTCCGGTTGGTCTTATCACCGTCTTAGAACCGAGTAAGAAAGTGGTTATCGTCATCCATGACGAGATTGGTACAATTCGAGGATTGGTCATTTCGGAGAATCCCGAATCTATTACGTGGGGGAAGAGGACCTACCAGAGTTTCCGAGAGGATTCGATTAGTTTTGAATCCTACGCTACTTCATAGACATTTTGAGAAATAATAAGCTCTCGTGATTCGGTTCAGCGGAAGTGAACCTCTCTTGGACTGGAATAGCTGAGGATACGAAACAGACTGGAGTATAATCAATATCTTATATACAAAATAGGATACTCATGGTGGTTTGATGGAGTTGTTTGAGGGTGTCATAGAACGATTAGCACACCAGAGAGCAGGGTGAATGCTGGGGTGGTATGGACTCAGCAACCCTGCAAGATGATCCTTCGATAGAGTCGTTGTTCAATGTCGCGGAGACGGAGACGTTAGCGTTGTTTGAGCATCTCTCCTTTGAGTTTCTCGCATAGTTCAACGTGTTCGCCCCGGCAGAGACGGGGCGAACACGAGAGCATGAGCCACCAGTGATGATGTGTGGCTTCCTCCATTGCTACTACAAAGACATCTACGGCATTGGTCCGGTTGAGGGGGCGCTTCAGAACACGGTTGTTTGTCTGAGCTGTGGCTTCGATCGACCGTGGTCAAGAGACACGGTCAATCGCTTTCCACCGACCTCAAACACGTCGTTGGCGATGTCTTCGACCACCTCGTCGAGCAGGCCGCCCGCCCCGGCCTGCTCGACTTGACCTACTGCATTGATTTGTATGACGTGAGGCGATGCCTGCCGATCAAAACGCTTCGGAGTGCTACGATCCAACCGGTGACGAGTACTACTACGGATACGGCTGTACGATCGTTTCGACCGGGCAAAAGTTCCCAATTGCAGCCGAGTTCACCGAGAGCAAACAAGCGCCAGAGGAACGGCGATGCGTGTCACGCACGACGCGCTGGCCGTCGGCAAGCTGAGATGGATGCTCGGAGACAGTGCCTACGACATCCTCGACTGGCACGACCTCCTGCGGCGTCGTGCCAATCGCTCCGTACAACCCGCGAAACACTGACGACCCGAAAGATATCGAGTACAGAGTTGAAGACCGCATCGAGGAATACAGCAAGGACGTTCAGCTGAAGCAATCCATCTTAGACGAGACGTACAATCACCGGACAGGAGTCGAACGAACCAACGACGTGGTCAAGGACTGCGGCCTCGGGCACGTCCGCGCCCGAGGCCGCGTCCACGCACGAACAGAGGTGTATCTTGCACTGTGTCTCCGACTCGTCATTGCAATCACCAACTACGAGCGGGGCGACGATCCTGGCCGCGAGAAGCTCAAGCTATGAGATGGATTCTATGACAGGCTCATTGTATTGTTCCCTCTGACGCTACTCGTCCTATTCTGGCTCTATAACAGGGGAAAGACCCAAGCATTACGTGAGAGAAATACCTCCAAGCCGAGGTCATCTGTTGATAAGTAAGCAGCTTAACTGAGTAGCTGATCCAGTCAAAGTATTTCTGAATAAAACTGGGGTGGCTCATATTGTATGCATTGATACGGTCAGTCTCGACTACTGCTGTTTGGTGGATGTTTAGACTACAGGGAGTCTAGCAGGCCTGTGATACGCAATTTCAACGATAGTGGCAAGGAAAACTGCTTCAGATCACTTCGTGCGAGTTACTTCATTCCGTAGCCCATCTTTCGCAGTTCATCTTCAACTGTCCGAGATTCATCATTAGCAGCCAATACGATTGCCTCGCAAACATCAATCTTGTACACAGATTCCGATGCGAAGATATCGTCCATGGTATCAACAATCTCTTCAACTCGGGATTCAGCCTCGTCTCGAAGGAAGAAATTTGCGTGGCTTCGTTCGTCTTGAACACTATCACGTCGGTACTTGAACGGCAGTGCCTCAGTGTCTTGATTAGCGGTTTCAATCACCTGTGTCTCGGTGTCGATCTGGTCGGCCTGCTTAGCCTCTTCTCCCGTCTCGTTCCCCTCAGCGTCGTCATCTACGTCGAAATCGTCCTCGAACGGGGACCCTGCGCCGGATTTCATGCGTCAAACGCCTCCTCGATGTCGGCCGCGAGGTCATCGTACTTTTCCAGCGTTTCGTGCTCGCGGTCAGGAACCCGTCGGATGCCCTTCTCGCCGTCCTTGAAGGCCTCATCGACCACCTCATAGGCAGTCGCCCGAGCGTCCCACATCTCCTGCATGAGCGACTCGCGTTTGCGGAATACCGTCGGAACGTCGTAGTCGACATCTTCCTTGAGCGTCGCGAGGTGTTGCTTCTGACCGGTTGTATCACCAAAGGCGATGGGCACGATTCCTAGAACCCCGACCTCGATGCCGAGGTTGTCCTCAAGTCCGTCGACCAACTGCTCCAGGCCGTCGATGCTGAGCGAGCCTTTGCCCGACAGTTCGACCGGGATGAGAACCGTCTGTGTGACCATGACCGCGTTGTAGAGGGCCTGTCCCTCGGATGCTTGTGGGTCACAAATGATGACATCGTACTGTTCGTGGATGCCGTTGCGACCGAGAAGTTGGTACAGTTGCTCTTCTTCAACCCACTCGGCATCAGGATTCATCTGCTCTTCAGTCTCTTTAGCTCGACGCATCGTCGTATCCAGCGATGAGAGCATATTGTGGGCTGGGATGACATCGAGGTTGTCGACACCAGTGTCCTCTCGAATGAGACCCTCAAACGATCCCTTGCCACGGCCTACCATGTGCCGGACAAGGTTGTCCGCAGCACCGTCATCGCGGTCGTCGTCGACGTCGAAGATATACGAGAGTGAGGCCTCCTGTGGGTCGAGGTCGATGACGAGCGTTTTGAGGCCGTTCCGAGCGTGCGCGTGGGCGAGATTCGCTGCGGTCGTTGTCTTCCCGACCCCGCCAGCCTCGCTGTAGGTTGTGTATGCCAGCATTTGCTATTACTGTGTTTTACTACTACTAATAATTAGCGTGTGTTAGTAACGCTTGTTGCCAGTGTATATAACAAACAGTAGTAGTTTGCGCTAGTAATTTACAGTAGTAACTATAGTTAGTAACTAATAGTAATAATTTTCATGTGTAATGGGAAGTAGTAATTTATGTTAGTATTGTCTGGTGGTAACATCCCGGAAATAGAAGGGTGCGATAACATATTGCTGGCGGGGTGTTAGGCTAAAAGAATCTTTCAAATGTTATACCGACACTCAGACCAGTCTCATCACTCATTTTGTATAACCATCCCGACTAAGGGTTCCAAACAATGCACGACCTGTCCGACAGCCAAAACAAAGCATTGCTCACCGAACTCGCAACCTACCAGAACCGAAAGCTCCTGCTCTGGCAACTCGCAGCCGACGGCCGTTCGTTCTGCAGTGTCCGATTCGTTGCTCGGGAACGCGACCTGCAGAACGCGCCCGTCGACGAACAGGTCCAAGCGTTCGTCGACGATATGCTCTCGGACGATGAAATCCGGCCAGAGTACGATACGATGGCTGACTGGGACGCCCTGGAAGCAACCCATGGCGACACTGCCGACCAGTTCCTTTAGATCGGACTCCCTCCCGTAGCGATTTTCTGCGGCCTCCGTGGCTGGAGGCTTTCCAGTATGTTGCCTACAGCCGAAGTCCCGTTTGAACCGATCTTCGTTGAAGAACCACTGCTTATCCCAAACTACCGAGAGGCGATCATCAGCAACGTCGGCTTACCGTTCTACGCCGATGTTGACCGTCCTGATGAGGTTCCCGCAGACGAGCAAGAACGCACAATCGACCTTGCAGAACGTATCCTGCGCGCCGGCGGCGTCCGAACCGGGTTCGGCCATCACGAAGAGGTCCGAACCTCGATGGAGTCGTGGGCTCCCGATGCCGACGAGGACCGTGACGCCGGTCCCGGCTACTGGCGGTCGTCAGTCCTCTTGATGTCGCCCCGCGAGATGAATTTCGGACAGCTAGACGGTGAACCAGAAGAGAAGCACAAGAAAGCCAAGACGGTCCTTGCCTGGGCTGAGGACTGTATCGACACCGAGGTCCTCCAAGAGATTGAACGGTCCCAAGCCGACGATATCAAGCAGGCATGGAGGGATGCAGCGGAAGCCGAACTGACTCAGCGCGAGATCGAACAGTTCGCCGAGGAGCCGCCGGAAGAACTCGATGGCTGGCAGAGACTTGACGCCGGCCACGACGCCGTTGAAGTGGCCTACGTTGCTGAC
This genomic window contains:
- a CDS encoding SAM-dependent methyltransferase; translation: MTTSTQSNPIDIYIIGTGMVGYTQLTREAENALQASERVYLLDGQPMVENHIKETYTEDVVMLNREYNEGEDRVATYDRMSEEVLKGATEVDGPITFALYGHPMIFVNPSRSVIRQGREQGLNVEVQPGISAIDCVYSDIAFDPAANGVQMFEATDLLLREWELNPEVPAMIWQVSVVETDRHSEKKSKESRFTRFKEYLQNFYPEDHTGYLLQTATYPIAESQRHEFEISNLEQMAPILDKGYYILHLPPINERDLQNEELLQEVRSEDHLEEITVRDN
- a CDS encoding prolyl oligopeptidase family serine peptidase is translated as MDNPPETKRSNTSDLFHGEVVPDPYQWLENEDEEVYHWVKKQNLYTDSVLSTDTREFLKDQPEFSTNISDPGTITPTKNGYYQLRREAGKDHSNLTFRQTLTDSPTTICDPTEDLNSDLSAIDWFVPSPQGEYVAFGVSQGGREQYDIHVVHSGQRTILVEPDCGRTNAGGFAWGENGFYYLQTEPCEEGLIKKSVDYYDLSTDESNTVVDSIAQRLWPQIVPQKGTDNAIVALHDGTNRTQLYHLSQSGFDPIYIESESHFRPVKYTDLGELYVLTDVQSSTYELISLSASKTYPDKASLQASSKQILQSDRLLRDVSVLDDHIVGHYQKNANSRLTIYDRSGCFTQPVELPDYCTLMANSLAAIPNAFVFNLTSFVTSPSTIEIQVDQSAAKSNSDNYLSKTVINEPALDYQSEFEVAQCWFSADDGAEIPFFIVCKEDIELKTPNPALINVYGGFGVTMTPSFDRFIFPFLRNGGIYLQPNIRGGGVFGESWHRQGMQEQKQRTFDDVINFAEHLVKNNYTNPEKLAITGESNGGLTVGATVMQRPDLFSAAICEVPLLDMIRFNQIGLGETWVSEYGNPNDKDAYRNLKSYSPYHNINEIEYPIMLFRTAIGDTRVLPCHAWKMAARMQSKAQGDSPVLLRTTENAGHGVGTSTHGELTNELDKWTVIFESVISSNTL
- a CDS encoding helix-turn-helix transcriptional regulator; the encoded protein is MSPPSPSIEEFIPEVHQRIDFFEFLSNSPASQKELNRELDKSQSTIYRGLNSMEEYGLIEKRDDEYQLTPFGVLIFDEYRRFSETIKSLLQNREVFDTTQPINAVLHPSLFQGARILSTNDYIVEEIYEKLQSSISEASHLYGVAPTIFPNQIDLHLEKTTANELTAEFILPHSAIEYLQSNFNGKLDTLQSSDNFSIRVSQETPPVGLITVLEPSKKVVIVIHDEIGTIRGLVISENPESITWGKRTYQSFREDSISFESYATS
- a CDS encoding ParA family protein encodes the protein MLAYTTYSEAGGVGKTTTAANLAHAHARNGLKTLVIDLDPQEASLSYIFDVDDDRDDGAADNLVRHMVGRGKGSFEGLIREDTGVDNLDVIPAHNMLSSLDTTMRRAKETEEQMNPDAEWVEEEQLYQLLGRNGIHEQYDVIICDPQASEGQALYNAVMVTQTVLIPVELSGKGSLSIDGLEQLVDGLEDNLGIEVGVLGIVPIAFGDTTGQKQHLATLKEDVDYDVPTVFRKRESLMQEMWDARATAYEVVDEAFKDGEKGIRRVPDREHETLEKYDDLAADIEEAFDA